In a genomic window of Polycladomyces abyssicola:
- a CDS encoding PaaI family thioesterase, protein MTREGLLQELQDLNEQEIQTIYKMVQALKRSRVSPLAYIEELMNFRSDGYDEKEGVYVHRMLVTEELKNRYKMLHGGITTTFIDTAMGYTVFQAFGYERRAVTLDLNVHFLAPAQDGWLTAQTRVVKSGRTIIVLEAKVTDENGKLIATATGDFFRLA, encoded by the coding sequence ATGACAAGAGAAGGATTGCTGCAGGAGTTGCAAGATCTGAACGAACAGGAAATCCAGACGATCTACAAAATGGTGCAGGCACTCAAGCGTTCGCGGGTCAGCCCGTTGGCATATATTGAAGAGCTGATGAATTTTCGGTCGGATGGCTACGATGAAAAAGAGGGCGTTTATGTTCACCGGATGTTGGTAACCGAAGAGCTGAAAAATCGCTACAAAATGCTGCACGGGGGAATCACGACCACTTTTATCGACACGGCCATGGGTTACACCGTGTTTCAAGCGTTCGGTTATGAGCGCCGCGCTGTGACACTGGATTTAAATGTGCACTTCCTGGCACCGGCTCAGGATGGTTGGCTGACTGCACAAACCCGTGTGGTGAAAAGTGGCCGGACCATCATCGTGTTGGAAGCGAAAGTGACGGATGAAAACGGCAAACTGATCGCGACGGCGACCGGCGATTTCTTCAGGTTGGCGTAG
- a CDS encoding M42 family metallopeptidase gives MEEQLISTLVELLNIPSPTGRADAAITYVEERLKDLPYSLVRTRKGGLLPEIPGKDEETIRFITAHVDTLGAMVKQIKESGRLRITAIGGVTWHSLDGEGCTIETRSGQRFRGTILATHSSPHVYADARLQQRTEENMEVRLDARVCDADEVRRLGISVGDFVFFDPRVEVTETGFVKSRHLDDKASVAVLIELIRRIADEGWVPPVTTHIFFSNYEEVGHGANAMISDKVREYLAVDMGAIGEGQESDEFSVSICAKDSSGPYHFGLRQKLVHLAEEHGIRYRVDLYPRYRSDASAALQAGHDLIWGLIGPGVDASHAYERTHREALVHTYRLLYHYLQTPSL, from the coding sequence GTGGAGGAACAATTGATCTCCACCTTGGTTGAATTGCTGAACATCCCGAGTCCGACGGGGAGAGCCGACGCTGCCATTACATATGTAGAGGAGCGCTTGAAAGACTTGCCGTATTCGCTGGTCCGCACGCGCAAAGGAGGGCTGTTGCCCGAGATTCCGGGAAAGGATGAGGAGACGATCCGGTTTATCACCGCCCATGTGGACACACTGGGGGCGATGGTGAAACAGATCAAAGAGAGCGGTCGTTTGCGGATCACTGCCATCGGGGGTGTGACCTGGCACTCACTCGATGGGGAAGGTTGCACGATTGAAACACGGTCCGGACAGCGCTTCAGGGGAACGATTTTGGCTACTCATTCTTCCCCTCATGTCTATGCCGATGCCCGGTTGCAACAGCGAACGGAAGAAAACATGGAGGTCCGCTTGGATGCCCGTGTCTGTGATGCTGATGAGGTGCGCCGACTGGGAATCAGCGTGGGTGATTTTGTCTTCTTTGATCCGCGTGTAGAAGTGACGGAAACCGGATTTGTCAAATCGCGTCATCTGGATGACAAAGCCAGTGTGGCTGTTTTGATCGAACTCATCCGCCGGATTGCCGATGAAGGGTGGGTTCCACCGGTTACGACACACATTTTTTTCAGCAATTACGAAGAAGTGGGACACGGCGCCAATGCGATGATCTCGGATAAAGTGCGGGAATATTTAGCCGTCGACATGGGTGCGATCGGAGAGGGGCAGGAATCAGACGAATTCAGCGTCTCCATCTGCGCCAAGGATTCCTCGGGACCTTATCATTTCGGCTTGCGGCAAAAGCTGGTCCATCTTGCGGAAGAGCACGGCATTCGCTATCGGGTCGACTTGTATCCGCGGTACAGATCGGATGCCAGCGCCGCTTTGCAGGCAGGACACGACCTCATCTGGGGACTGATCGGTCCCGGGGTGGATGCGTCCCACGCATATGAACGGACTCACCGTGAGGCATTGGTCCATACGTATCGGTTATTGTATCATTACCTTCAAACACCGTCACTTTAG
- a CDS encoding PaaI family thioesterase: protein MWDEIREVLVNGSEEEKELFRLTLQAIRQKRERQSAYPSGFMGLSGRFVSPGVYEFRVSVTPYLLNRGGVVHGGMTALLADSTMGSLINRSLPDDQFAVTSEMKIHYLSPGRGKELISRATLLDLRHPFAVASCTITDERERKVAYATGTFFIGTRR from the coding sequence ATGTGGGATGAAATAAGGGAAGTACTGGTAAACGGCAGTGAGGAAGAAAAAGAGTTGTTTCGACTTACTTTACAGGCCATCCGGCAAAAACGGGAGAGGCAAAGTGCGTATCCATCCGGATTCATGGGCTTGTCTGGCAGATTTGTGAGTCCCGGAGTGTATGAATTTCGGGTGTCCGTCACTCCTTATCTGCTCAACCGTGGCGGCGTGGTCCACGGCGGTATGACTGCCTTGTTGGCTGATTCCACGATGGGGTCCTTGATCAACCGTTCGTTGCCGGACGACCAGTTTGCCGTGACATCGGAGATGAAGATCCATTATCTCAGTCCGGGGCGGGGCAAAGAACTGATTTCACGCGCCACCTTGCTGGATTTGCGGCATCCGTTTGCCGTCGCCTCCTGCACGATTACCGATGAGCGGGAGAGAAAAGTCGCCTACGCCACCGGTACATTTTTCATCGGAACTCGCAGGTGA
- a CDS encoding NUDIX hydrolase produces MKKPYKIAAKAIIFDQGRVLVLRKSTEERSARDNHGWDFPGGGLEPEEPLMDALAREVREETGLQVKVVAPAYIYDEIQEEKHLIIIKFACHQPTGTLRLSAEHDSYHWIALDELDTAPFPEWMKEEIKRAHRVYTQFLTK; encoded by the coding sequence ATGAAAAAACCGTATAAAATCGCGGCCAAAGCGATCATCTTTGATCAGGGACGGGTGTTGGTACTGCGAAAATCAACGGAGGAACGCAGTGCCAGAGACAATCACGGCTGGGATTTTCCCGGCGGTGGATTGGAACCCGAGGAGCCATTGATGGACGCATTGGCCAGAGAAGTACGGGAAGAAACGGGATTACAGGTAAAAGTCGTCGCGCCCGCCTACATTTATGACGAGATTCAAGAAGAAAAGCATCTGATTATCATCAAGTTCGCTTGCCATCAACCGACTGGAACACTCCGGTTGAGTGCCGAGCATGACAGCTACCATTGGATTGCGCTGGACGAACTGGACACGGCTCCGTTTCCTGAGTGGATGAAGGAGGAAATCAAACGGGCGCATCGGGTGTATACACAATTTCTCACCAAGTAG
- a CDS encoding aminopeptidase: MQDPRLSQLAKVLVHHSCRVKQGDNVLIDVFGPDHDLVRALIPEIRAAGGYPFVQLHNHALIRAMLLDTDEEHMKRLGEIGLYQMKRMDCYIGIRGGQNISELSDVPAAHMKWYMEHFNHPVHTEQRVKHTRWVVLRYPNPSMAQLANMSTEAFEDFYFRVCTLDYERMAKAMEPLVKRMEQAKEVRIVGPGTDLTFSIEGMPAIPCYGQCNIPDGEVYTAPVRNSVNGTITFNTPTVYHGVNFENVRLRFVDGKIVEATANDTKRLNEILDTDEGARYIGEFSLGFHPYIRHPMKDILFDEKIDGSFHFTPGSAYEDCDNGNRSAIHWDMVSIQREDYGGGEIYFDGELIRKNGRFVVPDLEPLNPENLG; this comes from the coding sequence ATGCAAGACCCACGGTTATCGCAATTGGCAAAAGTATTGGTGCATCATTCCTGCAGGGTGAAACAGGGCGACAACGTGTTGATCGACGTGTTCGGACCGGACCACGATCTTGTACGGGCGTTGATCCCGGAAATCCGTGCAGCCGGTGGGTATCCGTTTGTTCAACTACATAACCATGCATTGATCCGAGCGATGTTGCTGGACACCGATGAGGAGCACATGAAACGTTTGGGCGAAATCGGCCTGTATCAGATGAAACGAATGGATTGCTATATCGGCATTCGCGGCGGACAAAACATCAGCGAACTGTCCGACGTTCCGGCTGCCCATATGAAGTGGTATATGGAACATTTCAACCATCCCGTCCACACAGAACAGCGGGTGAAACACACGCGGTGGGTGGTGTTGCGTTATCCCAATCCGTCGATGGCCCAGCTGGCCAACATGAGCACGGAGGCATTTGAAGATTTCTATTTCCGTGTCTGCACGTTGGACTACGAGCGGATGGCCAAAGCGATGGAACCGTTGGTGAAGCGGATGGAGCAGGCCAAGGAAGTGCGGATTGTCGGCCCGGGGACGGATCTGACTTTCTCCATCGAGGGTATGCCGGCCATACCTTGCTACGGACAGTGCAACATCCCCGACGGGGAAGTGTACACCGCTCCTGTTCGTAACTCCGTGAACGGAACGATCACGTTCAATACGCCAACGGTTTATCACGGGGTGAACTTTGAGAACGTCCGCTTGCGCTTTGTCGACGGCAAGATTGTGGAAGCGACGGCCAATGACACCAAACGGTTGAACGAAATTCTGGATACGGACGAAGGGGCGCGCTACATCGGGGAATTCAGCTTGGGCTTCCACCCGTACATCCGCCACCCGATGAAGGATATCCTCTTTGATGAAAAGATCGACGGCAGTTTCCACTTCACGCCGGGAAGCGCCTATGAGGATTGCGACAACGGCAACCGTTCGGCGATTCATTGGGACATGGTCTCGATTCAACGGGAAGACTACGGCGGAGGAGAAATCTACTTCGACGGTGAACTGATCCGTAAAAACGGCCGTTTCGTCGTGCCGGACTTGGAACCGCTCAACCCTGAAAACCTGGGGTAA
- a CDS encoding GAF domain-containing protein, translating into MFHFEQIEGDRISRYENLLKQVGHLVEGERDMVANLANTASLLYLSLEQVNWAGYYLNRGDELVLGPFMGKPACIRIPFGKGVCGTAASERRTQLVRDVLKFPGHIACDAATRSEIVVPMFKDDQLVAVLDIDSPIEARFDEEDQRYLEQFARIVTNSIDWSPILKG; encoded by the coding sequence ATGTTTCACTTTGAGCAGATCGAAGGCGACCGTATCTCACGATATGAAAATCTGTTGAAACAGGTGGGCCACCTGGTGGAAGGGGAACGGGACATGGTGGCCAATCTGGCCAACACCGCATCCCTCTTGTATCTGTCTTTAGAGCAAGTAAACTGGGCCGGTTATTATCTGAACCGCGGTGACGAACTGGTGCTGGGGCCGTTTATGGGCAAACCGGCCTGTATCCGCATTCCGTTCGGCAAAGGTGTTTGTGGAACGGCAGCCTCTGAGCGCCGTACGCAACTGGTCCGGGATGTGTTGAAATTCCCCGGACATATCGCTTGTGATGCTGCCACCCGATCTGAAATCGTGGTGCCGATGTTCAAGGACGACCAGCTGGTAGCTGTGTTGGATATCGACAGTCCGATTGAAGCCCGTTTCGACGAGGAAGACCAGCGATATCTGGAACAATTCGCCCGAATCGTCACAAACAGCATCGATTGGTCCCCGATCCTGAAAGGTTGA
- a CDS encoding AbrB/MazE/SpoVT family DNA-binding domain-containing protein, whose translation MKATGIVRKVDELGRIVLPVELRRTLDIDVKDPVEIYVDGENIILKKYSPSCLFCGQVENVISYKGKNVCQTCVEELVSMKDRA comes from the coding sequence ATGAAAGCTACGGGGATTGTCAGAAAGGTAGACGAGCTGGGGCGGATCGTCTTGCCGGTGGAATTGCGCCGTACGTTAGATATTGATGTGAAAGACCCGGTGGAAATCTATGTGGACGGCGAAAATATCATTCTGAAGAAATACAGTCCTTCTTGTCTGTTTTGCGGCCAAGTGGAAAATGTCATCTCCTACAAAGGGAAAAACGTGTGCCAAACTTGCGTGGAAGAATTGGTCTCCATGAAGGATCGTGCGTAA